The Calonectris borealis chromosome 28, bCalBor7.hap1.2, whole genome shotgun sequence genome segment GGCCGGGGCGATGCCCCAGGAGGAGCGGAGCTGTAATGAGCTGCGCGGGGAGGCGGCTGATGAAACCGCCCCGCGTGTTGCACGAGGCCTCAGCCGGGTTCCCCGGTGGGGGGGACGCACCGCCccgcgcccagcccagcccgccgTGAGCGTGCCCTGAGTCCGGCCACGGCGGGTCCCCGGCTCCACCGGCCCGGTGGCGGTGTGGCTGCCGCTTCCTCTTGCCTGCTATTCTGGGCTGGGGCCCCCGCAGCATCGCCCCGTGGGTGCCGGTACCCCCCTGGGGCCCCCGCAGCATCGCCCCGTGGGTGCCGGTACCCCCCTGGGGCCCCCGCAGCATCGCCCCGTGGGTGCCGGTACCCCCCTGGGGCCCCCGCAGCATCGCCCCGTGGGTGCCGGTACGCCCCTGGGGCCCCCGCAGCATCGCCCCGTGGGTGCTGGTACCCCCCTGGGACCCACCCCGTGGGTGCTGGTACCCCCCTGGGACCCGCGCAGCATCGCCCCGTATGTGCTGgtacccccctgggacccccgcaGCATCACCCCATGGGTGCTGGTACCTCCCGCAACATCACCTTGTGGGTGCCAGTACCCCGGGCCCCGCTCCTGGAGCACCCTGCCTGGACGGACGGGCAGACACAGCTCCTCGGGGGCTCAGAGCCGTGCtgggaccctgggggggggctgtcccctgtcccctgtcccctgtcccctgtcccctgccgTGGAGCAGCACAGAGCGGGGGCCACAGCCAGGCATTGGGACAGGCTGGGGCCAGGTGGGGGCTTGCAGGATCAGTCCCAGTTTAGGGACCATCTCCCACGCAGAAAGTGgggtgctggagcagggcagcGGGGTGCTGCGGCAGCTGAGCAGCTGGGGGTGGTGGCCCCAGCCGAGGGGCCCTTGGCAGCATTTCAGGTCCTTGCTGCAGACACATccttctgtccccagcacccccgagCCTTTAAAAATCCCCCCGGGGTGAGGCCGTGCAGGGGCGCGGGGACTCGCAGCCGGGCGAGCATCCCCTGACCCCAAGGGGCCAAACCCAGCTGTGGAGCCGGAGCCCCGCGGGGAACAGCTCCTGTTTCTGCACCCCGAATTAAAGATGGGGGTGGGCAGGCGAGAGCTGACCCCTCCGGGCGGCCCCAGCCGAATCCCCGGGCGTGCCCCGGCCCGATGCCGTGCCGCAGGTGTCGGTGCCgggagggcaggagcagccctggccccgcgCGGGCAGCAGAAATCGTTGGGAAAACCTCTGCCTTTGCACCAGGGAATCGTTGACTTTTtccgggggggccggggtggtCTCAGCACCCCCCGTACCTTGGTGTCGTGCGTGGGCCCCGGGACAGAGGGTGGCAGCGGGGCCGTGGGAATGGCAGCGCAATTTCCTTCCataaattaaaattagttttgatCAGCTAAATATAGCAGCTGAGCAAGATGGTAAATGGCAACGTGCTTGAGAGGGGGAGGCGGGACAAGCTGGGGCATTGGGGGAGCGAAGGGGTGGCCGGTCCCCAACCTGCCCCCCCGGGGGGCATCCCTGCCATGGGGGGGCTGCTGGTcgggctggggggctcctggggtgCCTGCCGTCCCCGGGGAGCCGCAGCGCAGagctcccagccccgccggctTCCCAGCTCGGCTCTTGCCCCGTGGCCGTGGCTTGGGGACCGAGCTGGGCCAGGTCTGCACCCAAATTGGGGTGGAGAGGCTGGGTGCAAGGGTCCCGTTGGGAGCATCTTGATGCCACCCATGGCTCTGCACTGGGCTGCAGCGGCACCGGGGCATCCCGGCGGGGTTTTGGGGTGAGCGGTGCTGGGGGATAACAAGAGGAGCAAGAATTGGGTCCCCACGGCAGCAGGGGGATGTTGGGGGAGTGTCACAGTCCTGTGTCGGGCTGCGATGGGTGCTGGCACCCTGCAACCGGGGTGGGATGCAGGGTCCCCCAACCCCTCGCCCTTCCCACCGCCGGCTCACGTGGCCCGAAGCGGTGGGTGGTTTCGCTTTGCTGTCTCCTCGTACAGCCACTTCCTGACCTGCGAATGGCGGAGGTCAAATTTAGTCTGTTCgcgttagaagaaaaaaaaaattaaaaaaaaaaataaccttgaaCCTAAAAACAGCCCTTTTGTTTTACGGACCCTCCCCGCAGCCAGCCCGGCCTCCCTTATAACCGCCCTCCCCGGCCGACGGACCCGCCGGCGAACAGCATCAGCGCCCGGGGCAGGGTCGGAGCAGCCCCCGCGGCTTCGGGCGGGCGCTTGGGGATGCAAAGACTGATCCCGTGCTCCCGGCGAGGGACCTGGCATCGCGGCACCGCGGCTTTCCGGCCGGCACGCGCAGGTGCTCGGGTCCCGGGGCCGGTGGGGCGTGGGGGTGAtggagccggggcgggggagccAGCTGGGCAGAGctaaggggatttttttccccctgccccagcagaatttcccaatttttttttcatttttcagtttgccATcgtctttgctgaaaaaaaaaatgccgaAACGTCctccaaaaacttttttttcagcagaacttATTTTTGGCGGCCGGAGGGGCGAGGAGGCGCGTGCGGCGCCGGGGTGGATGCTCGCTTAGGCTGGCCCTGGGCTGCGGGGGCTCAGGGGCTTCTCGCTCTCTTCCAGCCCCCCCTCGAGTGTAGGAGGCAAAAATGGGCcggaaaaaaatacagatcagCCGAATACTGGATCAGCGGAACCGGCAGGTAGGAGCCGCTCGGGGACGAGGCGGGGACGAGGGGGATGAGGAGCCACGAGGCCACGAAGGGAGGCAAAGCCGCTCTGCTCCCACCTTCCCCACGGGTGTCGGATCCTCTGGGGCCGGAGGGAGTTTGGGGACCCAGGAGGAGGGTTTGGGGCTGTATCCGGGGGTCCTGGGTGCAGcatcccatccccttccctgctctgcaggtgACCTTCACCAAGCGGAAATTCGGGCTGATGAAGAAGGCGTACGAGCTGAGCGTCCTGTGCGACTGCGAGATCGCCCTCATCATCTTCAACAGCACCAACCGCCTCTTCCAGTACGCCAGCACCGACATGGACAAGGTGCTGCTCAAGTACACGGAGTACAGCGAGCCCCACGAGAGCCGCACCAACTCCGACATCCTCGAGGtagcggcggggggcggccggggggggccgggggggtgcagGACCCCGCTCAGCGCCCTGCTCCCCGCAGACGCTGAAGCgcaaggggctggggctggagagccaCGAGCTGGAGCTGGACGAGGGGCCGGATCCTGGGGAGAAGGCGCGAAGGCTGAGCGAGGGCATGGACCTGTCGGTGGCACGGCCCAGGTTTTACGTGAGTCGCTGCCGCCCCgcggcacggggggggggggtgagggtccCCGAgggtcccctgtccctgtccctcacCTCCGCTTCGCCCTGCAGAGCCCGGGGCCGCTGCCCGAGGCAGCCTACGGCagctccccgccggccgccgagGGATCCCTGGGCAGCGCCAGCGGCTCCCCGCAGGGCCAAGGCCGCCCGCCCGCCTTCAAGCCGGCAGCGCCGAAGCCACCGGGACGCTCGCCGGGGCCGCTGCCCCCAGGTAGGCTCGGAGCCATggcccagggatgctgcaggaggCGGTGCAGGGGAGCAGGTCCCCGTGACGGGCACCCCATCCCCGCGGGGATTTTCCCAGCCGGGCGCCGCATGCAAAGCTCCTCGCGTCGCATCTCCCGGGGACTtaccgggagcggggccggggcgggtgcGTGGGCAGGTAGCAGCGCCGCAGCTGTGGAAACACcgtcccctgcctccctccagctGCTTCCTGCACCCCGCCGGCACCCGGCTGGCCCcggcaccctgggcaccccacgTGCTCCCTCCCGTGCGGCACAGCTTGGAGCTGGGAACGAGGGGCTCATCGTGCCCGGCAGTCGGCACCGGCCTGGGGTGGTGACGGGGACACGGGTGCCTCCGGAGCCACGCAGCAGAAAAGTGGCCGGAAAAAATGATGCTGGGACTGGACCAGCAGAAACCCCCCGGGTGGGTGGGCGGTGGCACGGGGGCGGCTGGGCGATATTCCCGGTGCAGGATGCGGGTGTGCAGCGTCCCCATCTCCCTGGAAGGGGACAGCATGGTGGCCCCGGGCACGCTGGACGTCCCCGCAGGAGGTCCCGGCTGCTCCGTGGGGAGCTGGGGCGAGGGTGCTCCCCGCGGCAGGGTCCGGCCGGGGAGGTTTGCAGCCTGCTGGCCCCGGGGCCGGATCCAGCCACCACCTTCGCACGCCGTTTCCGCTCGCAGCGTGCGGCCgcagcgggccgggggcggctgcCGCAGCCCAGGTGCGCCGACGGCCTCGCGCAGGAAGTGGGTTTGCCGGAGCGCGGCACCGTGCATGCATGCACGGCCGCCCGCGGTGACGAGGGCAGCGGTGCCACCGGCCGCAGCCATGGGGACCCTCCCGAGGACCAGAGCCCCCGGGACCCCGCATCCCTCGGGGCCACCCTGAGCATCCTCCTGTCCCTCTGTCTGTCCAGGGATCGGCTACCCCCTCTTCCCCGCCGGCAGCCTGAACCGAGCCCTGGCCACCAAGACGCCCCCGCCGCTGTACCTGGGGGCGGAGGGCCGGCGCGGCGAAGCCCACGGCAGCTTGGCGAGCGGCcggagcggcggcagcgcggcggtGAGTGCCATGGGGGGGCCACCGGCTCTGCGGTATTTGCTGCCTGGGCTGGCATGTGGGGACAGCGCTACTGGGGGGGACCCAGCCCCAGGGCGGCCCCCTTGCTGGGACGTGTCACCTGCGTGCAAGACAAAGCCCCCTCAAATCTGTAGCCCCCCCGGGGTGGGCTGGCTCCGGGTCCCTGGGGTGCCTCTGATGCCCAGGGAGGGGGTCGGGACCCCCCGGCCATGGGGGGCCCTGGGGCTCGGTGCCAGCAGGATGCCtcgggcaccccctccccagcagtgACACCATgggagggggcagcagggcaggcagtgaGGGGACCCCCCCGGCTCGCTGCAGCCAGGCATTTCccagcaagtgtccccggggccACGCGCACGTCCCCTCCCCAAATTCAGTGAGGAGCTTCTCTGATCCGctcccacctcctcttcctcagcctgACACCAGGGCTTTGCTGGGGGGCActggaaggggctgggagggggagatgCTGCCTCATGGGTCCCCCAAGAGGTCGGCAGCACGAAGCCTGATGGGGGGCACCCCGCTTTCCCACAGCGGCCGCTGTACCCCACTCTGCAGACCCTGAGCCCTGTGCTcgccccgggcagcgccggcgTCCCGAGCCACAGCCTCGCCGGCTTCCCCTTCCTTGCCCCAGCCCAAGCGGGTAAGTCCTGGCCCCTCGGCCCCGGGACAGCACGGACACCCCCCCTGGCCACAGACCCCCCCGGCTCCTGCTCACTCTTGGCCTCCTGCTCGGCAGAGTTCGGGGCTGGCGAGGTCCCACCACCCCCCGGCTTCCTGCAGCCGGGCCCCACGGCgtggcagcacccacgggacatGGCAGCGCTGGGGTAAGGATGGGGGACGGCGGCGGGGTGGGGGACGGGGAGAGTGCAGGTTGGGGATGAGCCTGTTCGTGAGGAGctgctgcacccatgggtgccacctcccagccctggctgctgccaaCACCCAAGGCGCAGCCCCCCCACCTGCCGTGCTGGAGTCTGTCCAGCTTCACCCCAAAACCGGGGTGCACTGGGTCGCCCCCCCCACCCGCTGCTGTCAACGAACCCTGTTTTGAACCGGATTTCCCCAGGGGACCtggcccccgtgtcccccctccgTCACGCACCGGGTTCCCAGCAGCCGCGCCAGgcgtgtgggtgggtgggtggctgcCTGGTGCCCGGCTGGGTCGGAGCTGGTACGTGAGGTgagtttgggggggtctcagctAGGAAAGAGATGGGGGGTGAGCTCGGCCTCTCCCCACCCCATGCACCTCGGCAGGGGATGCAGGGAGACCCGGCCTCACTCTTCCTCCCCTCTTACCCCAGGGTCAGCAGCCGGATCGTCCCCGCCGAagagccggccccagcccccggcGCCTCCCCGCAGCACCAAGCCATCAGCATCAAGTCGGAGAGGGTCTCCCCGGGCCTGGGCTGCCCCTcgggcaccccccagcaccccctggccAGCCTGGCCTCCCTGAGCGAAGCCTCCCGAGGCCCCGGAGACCTCCAGCCGCGGGATGACTACGCCAAGGGGTACCCCtaccccctggggcccccccggccgctgGCGGAGGAGCAGCGGGCCCCCGTCCCCGCGCGGAGGGCACAAGCCATGGACGCTTGGCAGAGATAGCGAGGCcgacggggtgcagggggggggccGAGcctgggggagcagccccccaCTTCGCCCCCATCCTCGGACCCCCGGGAAGCCCCCCGTGCCCTTTGCAATGCTGTCAGGGGGGTCGGCGGTGCTGcagggcttcccacggggtcccGGTCCCCCACCTtggggctgcagctcccagcaaaccccctccccgccccagtgccccccacacGCCGCTGGCCCCCCCTCCCTACACCTCtaaccccccagcaccctgcgagGCCAGGACCCCACGGGCGAGGAGCGCTACCCCGGTCCCCTGTCCGGTGCCGGACACTGTACAtccccgtccgtccgtccgtccccgcGCTAGCGTGTCCTCAGCCAGCGGGAATGCCTGAGAAGTGCCACGCGGTGGCAGCAGGACTGAGAGCACCAGCAGCGGGTCCAACCCTGCACACCCTGCagggcccaatcctgcacccgGCCGAGGGGGCTGCCGGGGTCCCGCAgcgaggcgggagggagggggggatggagggaggcagccgggggtggtgggtgctgctcccccggcccgggggcTCTTTTCTATTTATTATCTTCTCACCAATAAAGAgctgggggtgtcagggtgtCTGGCGTGAGCTTCTTGGGGTCAGGCAGCATGACTCAGGGTGACTAACGAGGTGGCGGGTCATTAATGTCCCCAAGGGGAGAAGTGGCCCATGCCCTGACCCCCTTCGGCTCAGCGttgctgtcccctctgtcccccaggCTCAGAGCCGCCTCTCCAGGGTCACTGACCAGCAAGGCGGGCGACAGCCGGGTCACCCCCAATTCTGGCCAGGTCCCTGGGGCCCAGCCAGCTCCCACCCCTCGGCTCCCTGGGAGACCCCAAAAAGCTGCTCAGAAGGTCTCAgtgccacagcctggtgctgggAGCGGgcgggaggaggaaaaaacccttctgtGCCCTTAAGATGGGCAGCGGTGGGGGGTTAAGTGGGGGGGTGGGACTGGCCCAGCTGAGCTGCGGCTCTTACAgctcagggctgggctggggctggggctcctgctgctccctggggtgggggagcatCCCCCGGGCCTGCGGTGAGCTGGGTATGGCCACGGCCGCGCTGCTGGGAGGTGGGTGAGGAGGGGGGGAGCAGTGCCCACCGTCttctggtttgggggggggtgttccccccagcactgcctgggCACCCACAGGTTGGGATcaggtggggatgggggtccctCCGCACCAGCCGCTCGCCAGCGCCGAACTCGGCCCCTTCCCGCGGCGGGGGGATTACTGGTGGCCGAGCCCCGAGATTAAAACATGGGCAGGAGATTAATCCTGGGAAGAGTTTGCCCCGTTTAATAGAGGCCGGCAAGCGACATAAATACCAGCCGGGATTAGGGGCTGTGCAGAGCCCCGACAGCCCAGGGCTGGATCCGGCCTCGGCCCTGGTCCCCTCCCGGCTGGCGGGTCCCTCCCGGGCCACCCtcggggctgggaaggggcttcTGTCTGCAAGGAGGAGGCGAGACACCCGGGGAAAGTGTGGGGGCTGGGGTAAGAGACACTGATTGAATAGCAATGACTGCATGATTTATGGTTTGCATTATTGCATGGCTCATTTGAATATATGCTAATAAGGCTTTTCTCCTCGTTTTGTTTGTAAGATTTAGATTTGCTATGGCAACCCGCTGGCATGGAAGGAGCGCCAGGAAATGTCAGGGCGAGGtgagccccggggaggggctggggctgccggggagaCTCGCCGCATCCCACCGCGGGGACACGGGAGCGGCCGGCGGGACCCGGAGGGCAGCGGCGGGAGACCCGGGAGGCGACCGGAGCCGTGCACCCCCCCGGCTGCCTGCAGGTCCAGTAACGCCCTGTTGCGACAGGTCCTaaactggggtggggggtgctccGGGGCCCCCAGTCCCACTCTGGTCTTGCAGGGAGGCCCCTCTCGCCCTCTCTCCCCAGCCTCGTGCCCCTGCCTACCTGCCGAGCGTCCCCCAGCGTGGCGGAGATGGTGGGATACCCCCTGGCACTGGACCCAAAGGTGGCACCCAGCGACCCCCAGCTTTGTTGGGGGGGCACAGTGCGTGGGATGACACTGGGAAGAGACACAGCATCTGCGTTCGCTCTGTGTCCCCCACCCATCCACCCTATGGGGTCCCGGTCCTCGGTGGAGGGGTCTGGGCCATCTCCCCATCTCTGTGGCTTTGTGTCCCCTTGTCCAGCTGGCCCGGGAACTGCCCCAGTAAAGCCCAGTTACCTGCAGGCCCAGCATGGCGGGGGGCTGCACTGCTCCGGGAGGGTGCTGGGCTCCGGCGCTTGGGGCTGCGGAGCCGGTGGGGCTTTGTCTCCCGGCTGGTGCCGGTGCCTCTCCCTCTGCTGGGGGGGGATGTGCTGTCGGGGCTCTGCACCCCGATTTGGGGGGCTGTGGACCTTGCAGTCAGGGTGCTCCTTTGCTGGGGAAAAGGCAGAcgggttggttttggggggaccATCCCCTCCCCAGAGCCGTGGGGGAGCTGCCCCATCTCGGATCCCAGCACGGGGGGGTGTGGGCTGATGGTCCGTATCCCTCGGGGTCGTGATGCTATCGAGGGGATATCCCGCGTGGGGATAGGGTCCCCCCGCTGCTCCCACCCAGGCGGCTCTGCCCCCGCCGGGAGAGCGCCGGGTCTGCGGGAGCCGGGGGAGGTGTGGCTCCTCGGAGCCCCACGGCCACGCGTGATCGCGGAGCAGCCCCGGGAGGACGGGCAGGGCCCGGGCGGCTCCGGGCTGTCGCGGTGGCCCCGGGGTTGGGCACTGCGTGTCCCTGCAGCGACCCGACGGGACGGGCCGCCCGTTCCAACCGGGGGCCGGTCTCCGCTCCCGGGTTACCCGGAGCCGTTTCACGCCTTATAACGGGGCGGGAACGAGCCCCGGGCTGGGGGCGAGCGAGGGCGACCCCGGCCCCGAGAGGACGGGGGTGCCCGGCCCCTCCTCGCCTCCCCGCCGCAGCGAACCGGGGCCGAGCCGGGCACCGGGGGCtgccgcccccctcctccccccggtGCATCCGCCCCCGAACACCCACTTTGTTGTTTTGCAAAAGCCCTGAAATATTCATGGCCCTGCGCCGAGCGCCTCTTAATGAATTTTTGATCAAAACGTTATCAGGGAGCCAAAATACGCCGCCCCCCCACCCAAGCCCCCCCCCGTCGCAGAGGGGAACCGGGCCTGCCGGTAccggggggctggaggagccgggCCCGGCCCGAGGGTCTTTTGCTGGGGGAGGCCCCGGCGTTGGGGCCGGCCAGCCCGGGGGTCGCACCCCGCCGCCGGGCACAGTTAttccggggccggcggcaggaTTTGGGGTGTCCGACGTGCAGGCCCGGCCTCCTGctgcccccccggggccgggagggaTCGGCCGGGCCCCCGTGAAGCCCCGGTTGGACGGGACGGACGGTgggcggccggggcagcgcgtCCCggcgccccccagccccgccgggagAAATATTCGTTGAGGGGGAAATGCATAAGCGGAGCTCATTAGGGGAGAGCACGGAGCCGGCGGCCtccccggcagcgccgggccgggggctgcccggacccggggcgggcagggctggggggggcaccggggcggcACCAggcaccggcccggcccggctccgcggcgGGGGACGCGCACCCTGAtagctccggtgcctggagccaGCCCcggcccaccccggccccgcttGGCAGCTCGGTGTCGGCGGGGgcttgcccccccaccccaccccggggggggccGGATTTGGGGCGCAAACCCCGCCGGGCGCTGCGCGAAGCCGCCTCTGCAGCCACCGATTTTTAACGCGCACCGAAAATCCCGG includes the following:
- the MEF2B gene encoding myocyte-specific enhancer factor 2B, whose product is MGRKKIQISRILDQRNRQVTFTKRKFGLMKKAYELSVLCDCEIALIIFNSTNRLFQYASTDMDKVLLKYTEYSEPHESRTNSDILETLKRKGLGLESHELELDEGPDPGEKARRLSEGMDLSVARPRFYSPGPLPEAAYGSSPPAAEGSLGSASGSPQGQGRPPAFKPAAPKPPGRSPGPLPPGIGYPLFPAGSLNRALATKTPPPLYLGAEGRRGEAHGSLASGRSGGSAARPLYPTLQTLSPVLAPGSAGVPSHSLAGFPFLAPAQAEFGAGEVPPPPGFLQPGPTAWQHPRDMAALGVSSRIVPAEEPAPAPGASPQHQAISIKSERVSPGLGCPSGTPQHPLASLASLSEASRGPGDLQPRDDYAKGYPYPLGPPRPLAEEQRAPVPARRAQAMDAWQR